The window AACGAACTTTGCACTGAAAGGGTGCCCTATTCGACCGAGTTACCCGTCACTCGAGGGATCAGCCGCGAAGCCTCGAGAGCACCACACGCAGATGGTCCGTCGAGAGCAGCGAGGTCGGCCGATCCATGTGGACACCGATTTCGCCCGAGAGCGCGCCGAGGCCGACTCGCTGGACCGGCTCTGGTAGCGAGTAGGCACGGCGAATCCAGTGGGCCAGTTGCTGTTCTCGAGCCAGATCATCGCGCCAAGCGTGCTCGTAGGCTGCAAGCGTGGTCGGTCGATGGGGGTCGATTTCGCGGGCGGCGTGGTCGGCACAGGTCATGCCATAGAGGATGCCACCGCCGGTGAAGGGCTTGGTCTGGGCGGCCGCATCGCCGATGAGAAAGACGCGCCGGGAAGTGACGCGATCCGCTGGACCGACGGGGATCGCTCCGGAACACCGATGCGAGACGTCGATTTCGTAGCCGTCGATTAGTTCCTCGAAGTGCTTGTTCACGTGCACGCCCGGTGGGGCAGCGAGTCCGTACTCGACACCGGCCTCGCCGCGGGGGATGCGCCAGGCAAAGAACGTGGGAGCGGTGAGGTGGACGTCGACGAAATTGTCGTGATCGTCCTCATCGGAAAAGGCGAGTACACCATGGAGGAGTTCGTCGGGTTCGGGAAGGCCACACTCATCGCGCACTCTCGATCGCGGGCCGTCGCAACCGGCGACCATGCGGGCCTCGTGGGTGACGACGCCGTCAGGGCCGCTGGCAGTCACCGTCGCGTGGTCTGCATGTTCCTCGACGTCGGTGACGGTGTGGTGTTCACGAACGTCCGCGCCGGCCTCGCGCGCGAGGTCCGCGAGGTGCTGATCGAGCCCAACACGGTCGATGACGTTCGAAGCGACCTCGTCCTTATAAAACGGGTAGGCATCGCTGTGTGGACCGCCGACGTGGAATCGCGCGCCGTAGACCTCGTTCTGGAAGAGCTCTTCGCGTGCATTTTGGCCGGTGTATTCCCAGATATCGGTGCTGACGTGGCCTGAGCAGGCAAGCGGCGTCCCGACGGTTCCTTGCTCCAAGGCGAGTACGTCGTAGCCCTTCTCGGCGGCCCGTCGCGAGAATCGCGCCCCAGCTGGGCCGACGCCCACGACGACGAAATCATACATGTGCAATACGTTCACGTCGGCGAATAAATATCCTGCCGAAGGCTGCACCTCGAGTGGCAGTGGTGTCAGCGTCGTCTGGTTCCTGTACTACAGGACGAACGGCCCCTGCTGTCGAATTTCCTCATCATTCGGACGGCCGGCGACAGCGACAACGCGGAGTTCGCTTTCGGTCTCGGTCTCGGTCTCGTTTCCACGCTCGCTCTCGAGGACGACCGACCGAGACTCCGTGAGCGGGAACACATCTCCTTTCTCGAACTCGTGGCCATCAACGGTTCCCGTCCCGGACACGCCGTACAGAAAGCCCGTCCAGCCGTCCGGTAGTGTCCACGTCCAGTCGTCGGTCACTCGCACGTCGTGGTAGGTGAGTTCGGTCGTTGGCTCGAGTGGCGATCCCCCACCGACGACGGTTGTGATCGTCGCGCCGTCTTCCTCGAGCGTTGGCAGGTCGTCAGCCGCCGCGTCTGCGTAGTTGGGCTCGCGGTCTTTCTCCTCGCGGGGCAGGTTGACCCACAGTTGGAGGCCGCTACAGCCCGCGCCGTTTGCGGGGAGTTCCGAGTGGCGAATCCCCTTGCCAGCCGTGATGTGCATGGCCTCACCCGGTGTTGCTGTGTGGGAGACTCCAAGCGAGTCCTCGTGGTCCATCCCGCCCTCGAGCATGTAGGAGACGATCTCGAAGCCGCGGTGTGGGTGCATCGGAAAGCCGTCGTCAGGGTCGATATAAAAGCGCTCGAAGAGAACGAACGGGTCGAGGTGGGTCGGACACGCCGTTGTTGGAAACGCGCGCGTCGAGTTGACGCCGGTTCCGTGTCGGACCGTCTCGCCCGCAATCGGCTCGCTCGAGGCGTTGGATGCGTCCGGATTCATGGTCAGATTCAGGTCGCTATCCGGATAAGCGACCCGGCTGGTGAGAGCGTCACTCCTCGAGCAACGTCCACAGTCGTTCGGTATCGCCGTCGAAGCGCTCGAGGAGCGCACGCATCTCACGGCGGTGGTCGTCGGTCACGGTGACGTGGACCATTCCCTCGCCGGGTTGGCCGTAGACGACGCTTGCGCCCTCGGGCGCGGCGACGATTGCGGGGAGGGCAACGAGGTCCTCCTCACCGTCGACCAGAATTGTCGTTGGCTCTTCGCGGTCCAACCCCTCGCGGAGCGCGCGAATCACGTCCGCAGAAATCTCCGCGGGCGGATTGACAGCCTCGAGGTGGATTTCATCAGTGACAGCCGCCTGAATCTCGTCGTCGACGGCTTCGCGCTCGGTTCGTTCGTCGACGAGTGCAACGTCGGGCGTCCGACCGGCCTCGAGAAGGTGGTAGGTAACGACGTCGCCGACGGCGATCAGTGGACCCTCGACATCGGCGAGGAGTGCGTCGGCGTCGGTCTCGATCGGTCCAATCGGGTCTTTGAGTTCGCCACGGAGGGCATCGGGGAGAACGAGCAACTGGTCGTCAGACGCATTCGTGGCGGCGTCGGTAGTCGAGTTAGTATTGTCTGAAGTCACGGTAACAAGCAGAACGAGCGTTAAATCGGGTACTTAGCGAACTTTCAGTGCGTACGCACCGGGTTCGGTGACCTGCATCTCGGTTGCAATCTGGCTGTCCTCGGGGTGGGCGATGACGACGTAGCCGGCCCAGTCCTCAGTCAGCGACGAGGAGTTACAGGCGTCACAGGTCTCGTTGTCCGGGTCGTTGACCCGGTGACACTCACGACAGACGAGACGGTCTGCGGCCATGGTTATTCACCCTCTGCGGGGGCTTCCTGGCGCTCGTGTTCGTCTTTGAGCCAGCCGTGTTTGCCGAGGCCGGGCTGTTTCGCGGTGAGCCCGATCTTCGAGTCACGCGGGTTGCGCTCGTCGATGCTCTTGGTGACGATTCGTGCGCGGACGGCGTCTTCGACGCCAAGTGTTCGGTTGGAATCGTTCGATGCCAGTTGCTGGTTCTCGCCATCGAAGGCGAGATACTCGTCGGAAATCTGGGAGACGTGGAGTAGGCCGTCGACGGGGCCGATCCCGACGAACGCACCGAACTCGACGACTTCGACGACCGTCCCGTCGACGACTTCCTGCATCTGTGGATCGAACGTGACGGCATCGAAATCGGCTTCGTAGTAGACGCCGGGTTCGTTCGGGAGCACCGTCCCCTCACCGATGTCGTGGACATTCGTCACCGAGACGATGCTGCCGACTTCTTCGTCCATTCGGCCTTCGAGTTTGTCCTGTAGCAGTCGCTTCACGAGGGTCGGCGAAACGTCACCGAGCGCCTCCGGCGGTACCTCCACCGTATCTTTCAATCTGACCCGTTTGTACATCTATGGTTGAGTTATCGCTAACTTGTTTCTCCCGCGTAATGCAATTACCGGTACGCTCGCCTCGAGCACCCGGTCACCGAGCGGGCGATCGTTCGTGACGACGTAGTCGACAGTACCCCGGCGGGCGAGTTCAACTAATGCGTCGTCGGCGTACGATGCCTCCGTATCGACGATAAGACAGCGTTCAGTCGCCAAGTCATGGCCGACGTTGGCGGCCGTCCCCTCCGTGCCGCCTTTTTCCGAAAGGCGACGAAGTTCTTCGATGACGGCCTGGGGCGCAGTCGGCTCATAGCTCTCGAGTATGCGCTCGAGTTCGTCGAACAATCGCACGTCGAGTTCGACTGGCATCATGAGCGCACTCGTGTCCAGTGCGATCCGCGATGGTCCTGTGCCTGTACTCATTCGTCGTCAGTGCCCGTCGAGTTACTCCGTGAGTGTTCCAAGTCCGATCAGTCGCCAGCGGGCACCGATACGGCGATTGATCGCGATTTTTGCGCCGGGTTCGGCTGCAACGGGGCGCTTGAGTTTGACCTCACACTCGCCTTCACGCGCGCTGGTGACCGCACCAACGGTCGTGGCGGTACCGACAGTCATCATCAGCGGCTCGCCCGTGCTGATCTCGTCGACGGTTTCGCCACCGTCGACGCCGACGACGCGCTCGAGGAGGTCGACATCCATCGTGAACGACTGCCAGGTTGGCGGGAGCGAGCCGGGTGGGCCTGCCAGCCGCCCAGCGAGTGCGTCACCTTTCGTCAGCGACGGGTCGAGTCCCGTCCCGACACCCAGCAAGCCACCGGGTGTCGCGGTGTCGACGTTTTCGCCACCGGCTTGCAGCGAGCGAATCGTCGTCTCGATTGGGACGTACTCGGTCTGGCCGCCTTCTTCGATTTCGCGGCCGGGTTTGATCTCGATATCGTCGTCGACC is drawn from Natronolimnobius sp. AArcel1 and contains these coding sequences:
- a CDS encoding DNA-directed RNA polymerase, whose product is MYKRVRLKDTVEVPPEALGDVSPTLVKRLLQDKLEGRMDEEVGSIVSVTNVHDIGEGTVLPNEPGVYYEADFDAVTFDPQMQEVVDGTVVEVVEFGAFVGIGPVDGLLHVSQISDEYLAFDGENQQLASNDSNRTLGVEDAVRARIVTKSIDERNPRDSKIGLTAKQPGLGKHGWLKDEHERQEAPAEGE
- a CDS encoding PIN domain-containing protein; this translates as MSTGTGPSRIALDTSALMMPVELDVRLFDELERILESYEPTAPQAVIEELRRLSEKGGTEGTAANVGHDLATERCLIVDTEASYADDALVELARRGTVDYVVTNDRPLGDRVLEASVPVIALRGRNKLAITQP
- a CDS encoding pirin family protein, giving the protein MNPDASNASSEPIAGETVRHGTGVNSTRAFPTTACPTHLDPFVLFERFYIDPDDGFPMHPHRGFEIVSYMLEGGMDHEDSLGVSHTATPGEAMHITAGKGIRHSELPANGAGCSGLQLWVNLPREEKDREPNYADAAADDLPTLEEDGATITTVVGGGSPLEPTTELTYHDVRVTDDWTWTLPDGWTGFLYGVSGTGTVDGHEFEKGDVFPLTESRSVVLESERGNETETETESELRVVAVAGRPNDEEIRQQGPFVL
- the spt4 gene encoding transcription elongation factor subunit Spt4; this translates as MAADRLVCRECHRVNDPDNETCDACNSSSLTEDWAGYVVIAHPEDSQIATEMQVTEPGAYALKVR
- a CDS encoding geranylgeranyl reductase family protein; amino-acid sequence: MYDFVVVGVGPAGARFSRRAAEKGYDVLALEQGTVGTPLACSGHVSTDIWEYTGQNAREELFQNEVYGARFHVGGPHSDAYPFYKDEVASNVIDRVGLDQHLADLAREAGADVREHHTVTDVEEHADHATVTASGPDGVVTHEARMVAGCDGPRSRVRDECGLPEPDELLHGVLAFSDEDDHDNFVDVHLTAPTFFAWRIPRGEAGVEYGLAAPPGVHVNKHFEELIDGYEIDVSHRCSGAIPVGPADRVTSRRVFLIGDAAAQTKPFTGGGILYGMTCADHAAREIDPHRPTTLAAYEHAWRDDLAREQQLAHWIRRAYSLPEPVQRVGLGALSGEIGVHMDRPTSLLSTDHLRVVLSRLRG
- a CDS encoding GTP-dependent dephospho-CoA kinase family protein, producing the protein MTSDNTNSTTDAATNASDDQLLVLPDALRGELKDPIGPIETDADALLADVEGPLIAVGDVVTYHLLEAGRTPDVALVDERTEREAVDDEIQAAVTDEIHLEAVNPPAEISADVIRALREGLDREEPTTILVDGEEDLVALPAIVAAPEGASVVYGQPGEGMVHVTVTDDHRREMRALLERFDGDTERLWTLLEE